A DNA window from Thioalkalivibrio sp. XN279 contains the following coding sequences:
- the glnL gene encoding nitrogen regulation protein NR(II): MAAEIPPGRPPAEHLENLSTGIIVLDEDLGVRYANPAAEQLLGVSRQQLSGRPLPQAAPGLGVLLPLLERVRDTGRAVSRRELVFAMAPGQEEGGLALDCALSAAEDGAGRRVLLLELADARWRLRVDREKALLAQLEASRSMVRQLAHELRNPLGGIRGAAQLLERQLDSPAQKDYTALIMREADRLADLTAALLGPARAPRMVACNIHELLEHVRALVVAEGVAGVEIERDYDPSLPMLRLDADMVVQAMLNLARNALNAVGDHGRIVFRTRVLSADALPRANGRLVACIEIEDDGPGVPEALRETLFYPLVTGRPGGSGLGLAVAQELVSRHDGLIEYSSRAGRTVFRMLFPIGDEEKEEDAR, from the coding sequence GTGGCGGCTGAAATTCCTCCGGGCCGCCCGCCGGCGGAGCACCTAGAGAACCTGAGCACGGGCATCATCGTTCTCGACGAGGACCTGGGCGTCCGTTATGCGAATCCCGCCGCGGAGCAGCTGCTCGGCGTCAGCCGCCAGCAGCTCAGTGGGCGGCCCCTGCCGCAGGCGGCCCCGGGGCTCGGCGTCCTGCTGCCGTTGCTCGAGCGCGTGCGCGACACGGGCCGCGCGGTGTCGCGCCGCGAGCTGGTGTTCGCCATGGCGCCCGGCCAGGAGGAGGGAGGCCTGGCGCTGGATTGCGCGCTGAGCGCGGCCGAGGACGGCGCCGGGCGGCGCGTGCTGCTGCTGGAGCTCGCCGATGCCCGCTGGCGCTTGCGCGTCGATCGTGAGAAGGCGCTGCTGGCGCAGCTCGAGGCGAGTCGCAGCATGGTGCGCCAGCTGGCCCACGAGCTGCGGAATCCCCTCGGCGGCATCCGCGGCGCGGCGCAGCTGCTGGAGCGCCAGCTCGACTCGCCGGCGCAGAAAGACTACACGGCGCTGATCATGCGCGAGGCGGACCGGCTTGCCGACTTGACCGCGGCGCTGCTCGGGCCGGCGCGCGCCCCACGCATGGTCGCCTGTAACATCCACGAGCTGCTGGAACACGTGCGCGCACTGGTCGTGGCGGAAGGCGTGGCCGGGGTGGAGATCGAGCGGGATTACGATCCCAGCCTGCCGATGCTGCGCCTGGATGCCGACATGGTGGTGCAGGCGATGCTCAACCTGGCGCGCAACGCGCTCAACGCCGTGGGCGACCACGGCCGTATCGTGTTCCGCACTCGCGTGCTGTCCGCGGACGCCCTGCCCCGCGCCAACGGGCGCCTGGTGGCCTGCATCGAGATCGAGGACGACGGCCCGGGCGTGCCCGAGGCCCTGCGCGAGACGCTGTTCTACCCGCTGGTCACGGGGCGGCCCGGCGGCAGCGGGCTCGGCCTCGCCGTCGCCCAGGAACTGGTGAGTCGCCACGACGGCCTGATCGAGTATTCCAGCCGCGCCGGGCGCACGGTGTTCAGGATGCTGTTCCCGATCGGGGATGAAGAAAAGGAGGAGGACGCCAGGTGA
- the ntrC gene encoding nitrogen regulation protein NR(I), protein MNQEPVEVWIVDDDAGIRWVLERAMEQAGMACRGFDSAPPALEALENGRPRVLVTDIRMPGPDGLDLLARLQAEWPELPVIVITAHSDLDSAVAAYQGGAFEYLPKPFDIDQAVELVRRAAADRGGAGETGPAPTLPSLIGQAPAMQDVFRAIGRLSGSSMTVLITGESGTGKELVARALHQHSPRAARSFVALNTAAIPAELLESELFGHEKGAFTGAESRRTGRFEQADGGTLFLDEIGDMSAALQTRLLRVLAEGEFYRVGGQVPVRVDVRVIAATNQDLARGVKEGRFREDLYHRLNVMRIRIPPLRERQEDVPLLLEHYLRKAADELAVTPKTLAPEVLERLAAFDWPGNVRQLVNICRRLTVVAPGREIRLSDLPPELGAASAGESALSWQEALASWAAQRLDADGGPLLAAALPEFERALIRVAMARSGGHRQEAARLLGWGRNTLARKIRELGLDDL, encoded by the coding sequence GTGAACCAGGAGCCGGTCGAGGTATGGATCGTCGATGACGACGCGGGCATCCGCTGGGTCCTGGAACGCGCCATGGAACAGGCCGGGATGGCCTGCCGCGGCTTCGACAGCGCGCCCCCCGCGCTGGAGGCGCTCGAAAACGGCCGCCCGCGGGTGCTGGTGACCGACATCCGCATGCCCGGACCGGACGGACTGGACCTGCTGGCGCGACTGCAGGCGGAATGGCCGGAGCTGCCGGTGATCGTCATCACCGCGCATTCCGACCTCGACAGCGCGGTGGCGGCCTACCAGGGCGGCGCCTTCGAGTACTTGCCCAAGCCTTTCGACATCGACCAGGCGGTGGAACTGGTGCGGCGCGCCGCGGCCGACCGCGGCGGCGCCGGGGAGACGGGCCCGGCGCCGACGTTGCCCAGCCTGATCGGCCAGGCGCCCGCGATGCAGGACGTGTTCCGCGCCATCGGCCGCCTGTCGGGTTCGAGCATGACGGTGTTGATCACCGGTGAGTCCGGCACCGGCAAGGAACTGGTGGCGCGGGCGCTGCACCAGCACAGTCCGCGCGCCGCACGCTCGTTCGTCGCCCTGAACACGGCGGCGATCCCGGCCGAGCTGCTGGAATCGGAGCTGTTCGGCCACGAGAAAGGCGCCTTCACCGGCGCCGAGAGCCGGCGCACGGGACGCTTCGAGCAGGCCGACGGCGGCACCCTGTTCCTGGACGAGATCGGGGACATGTCCGCGGCGCTGCAGACCCGCCTGTTGCGGGTGCTGGCGGAGGGCGAGTTCTACCGCGTCGGCGGCCAGGTGCCGGTGCGCGTGGATGTGCGCGTCATCGCCGCCACCAACCAGGACCTGGCGCGCGGCGTGAAAGAGGGCCGTTTCCGCGAGGACCTGTACCACCGCCTCAACGTGATGCGCATCCGCATCCCGCCGCTGCGGGAGCGCCAGGAGGACGTGCCGCTGTTGCTGGAGCACTACCTGCGCAAGGCGGCTGACGAGCTGGCGGTGACGCCGAAGACGCTGGCGCCCGAGGTGCTGGAACGGCTCGCGGCGTTCGACTGGCCGGGCAACGTGCGCCAGCTGGTCAACATCTGCCGCCGCCTCACCGTGGTTGCGCCGGGCCGGGAGATCCGGCTGTCGGACCTGCCGCCCGAGCTGGGTGCCGCCAGCGCGGGCGAGTCTGCCCTGAGCTGGCAGGAAGCGCTGGCCAGCTGGGCGGCGCAACGGCTGGACGCGGATGGCGGCCCGCTGCTGGCGGCCGCGTTGCCGGAGTTCGAGCGCGCGCTGATCCGCGTGGCCATGGCGCGCTCCGGCGGTCATCGGCAGGAGGCTGCGCGCCTCCTCGGATGGGGACGCAACACGCTGGCGCGCAAGATCCGCGAGCTCGGCCTCGACGACCTCTAG
- a CDS encoding dihydroorotate dehydrogenase has translation MTATTQTDSLALDFCGLDFASPIVLLSGCVGFGEEYTRVAGFSNADAGAIVLKGTTGSARLGNPPHRVYETPQGMLNAIGLQNPGAQRVVRDILPTLDFSETRFIANVSGSTVEEYIEVTRLFDDSPIDAIEINISCPNVKEGGVAFGNYPDMSAKVVEACRRATSKPLITKLSPNQTDIQENARRCIEAGTDAFAVINTVMGMAIDAEKRAPVIGNVQGGLSGPAIKPIALLKVHQVHQVARRHGVPIIGQGGIVTARDALEFIIAGATAVGIGTALFYDPLVCRKINDGIRDYLQRHGFASVANLVGTLELPDARAPAAARA, from the coding sequence ATGACGGCAACGACGCAGACGGATTCGCTGGCGCTGGATTTTTGCGGGCTGGATTTCGCTTCGCCCATCGTGCTGCTCTCAGGCTGCGTCGGGTTCGGCGAAGAGTACACGCGGGTCGCGGGCTTCTCCAACGCCGACGCCGGGGCCATCGTGCTCAAGGGCACGACGGGTTCGGCGCGGCTGGGCAACCCGCCGCACCGCGTCTACGAGACGCCGCAGGGCATGCTCAACGCCATCGGCCTGCAGAATCCGGGCGCCCAGCGGGTGGTGCGCGACATCCTGCCCACGCTGGATTTTTCCGAGACCCGCTTCATCGCCAACGTCAGCGGCTCAACCGTCGAGGAGTACATCGAGGTCACGCGGCTGTTCGACGACTCGCCCATCGACGCCATCGAGATCAACATTTCCTGTCCCAACGTGAAGGAGGGCGGCGTTGCCTTCGGCAATTACCCGGACATGTCCGCCAAGGTGGTCGAGGCTTGCCGGCGCGCCACCTCGAAGCCCCTCATCACCAAGCTTTCGCCCAACCAGACCGACATCCAGGAAAACGCCCGTCGCTGCATCGAGGCCGGGACCGACGCTTTCGCAGTGATCAACACGGTCATGGGCATGGCCATCGATGCGGAGAAGCGCGCACCGGTGATCGGCAACGTGCAGGGCGGCCTGTCCGGCCCGGCCATCAAGCCCATCGCGCTGCTCAAGGTGCACCAGGTGCACCAGGTCGCGCGGCGTCACGGCGTCCCGATCATCGGCCAGGGCGGCATCGTCACGGCGCGCGACGCGCTCGAGTTCATCATCGCCGGCGCCACCGCCGTGGGCATCGGCACCGCGCTGTTCTACGACCCACTGGTGTGCCGCAAGATCAACGACGGCATCCGCGACTACCTGCAGCGGCATGGTTTCGCCTCGGTCGCCAACCTGGTCGGCACCCTGGAACTGCCCGACGCGCGCGCTCCCGCGGCCGCGCGGGCCTGA
- a CDS encoding tRNA (cytidine(34)-2'-O)-methyltransferase, protein MFHVILWQPEIPPNTGNIIRLCANTGATLSLVRPLGFELDEPRLRRAGLDYHEFAALQDYPDLETCLEALGQPRTWAFSARASRRIDGAAFLPGDALLFGPETRGLSADVLERFPAEQRVRLPMQPGNRSLNLSNAVAVAVYEAWRQHGFAGAVP, encoded by the coding sequence ATGTTCCACGTGATCCTGTGGCAGCCCGAGATCCCGCCGAACACGGGCAATATCATACGCCTGTGCGCCAACACCGGCGCCACGCTGTCGCTGGTCCGGCCGCTGGGCTTCGAGCTGGACGAGCCGCGGCTGCGCCGCGCCGGGCTGGATTACCACGAGTTTGCCGCGCTGCAGGACTACCCCGACCTCGAGACCTGCCTGGAGGCGCTGGGCCAGCCCCGCACCTGGGCGTTTTCGGCGCGTGCCAGCCGCCGCATCGACGGCGCCGCGTTCCTCCCGGGTGATGCACTGCTGTTCGGGCCTGAGACGCGGGGGCTGTCCGCGGACGTGCTGGAGCGGTTCCCCGCCGAACAGCGGGTAAGACTGCCGATGCAGCCCGGCAACCGCAGCCTGAACCTGTCGAACGCGGTGGCGGTGGCGGTCTACGAGGCGTGGCGGCAGCACGGCTTTGCCGGGGCCGTCCCCTGA
- a CDS encoding NAD(P)H-dependent glycerol-3-phosphate dehydrogenase: MSDPAAAEAIAVIGAGSWGTALAIQFARTGRTTLLWGRAEDDPAGLDSARENARYLPGARFPDPLHAAGDLAKVLAAARIVVVAVPSHALRQVLSDMKPLLRPDARVAWATKGFELETGKLPHQVAREVLGSGRALAVLSGPTFAREVGMGLPTAMTVAATDPDYARQLAESLSGDNFRAYTSSDIVGVEVGGAVKNVLAIGAGICDGLGFGANTRIALITRGLVEMTRLGVALGADSSTFMGLAGMGDLVLTCTDDQSRNRRMGLALAAGKSIKDAEAEIQQVVEGVLAAEAVHRVSRRAEVEMPICEQIYRILYEGAEPQAAVAALMKRELKSEFAPDA; this comes from the coding sequence ATGAGCGATCCTGCGGCGGCAGAGGCCATCGCCGTCATCGGCGCCGGCTCCTGGGGCACGGCGCTGGCGATCCAGTTTGCGCGCACCGGTCGCACCACGCTGCTGTGGGGCCGCGCGGAGGACGATCCGGCCGGCCTGGACAGCGCCCGCGAGAACGCCCGCTACCTGCCGGGCGCCCGGTTTCCCGACCCGCTGCACGCCGCAGGGGACCTGGCCAAGGTGCTGGCGGCGGCGCGGATCGTGGTGGTGGCGGTCCCGAGCCATGCCCTGCGCCAGGTGCTCTCGGACATGAAGCCGTTGTTGCGTCCCGACGCCCGCGTCGCCTGGGCGACCAAGGGCTTCGAGCTGGAGACCGGCAAGCTGCCGCACCAGGTGGCGCGTGAAGTGCTCGGCAGCGGGCGGGCGCTGGCGGTGCTGTCCGGGCCGACATTCGCGCGCGAGGTAGGCATGGGCCTGCCCACCGCCATGACGGTCGCTGCCACCGATCCCGATTACGCCCGGCAACTGGCGGAAAGCCTGTCCGGCGACAACTTCCGCGCTTACACCTCCAGCGACATCGTCGGCGTGGAAGTCGGCGGCGCGGTGAAGAACGTGCTGGCGATCGGCGCCGGCATCTGCGACGGCCTGGGCTTCGGCGCCAACACTCGCATCGCCCTGATCACCCGCGGCCTGGTGGAGATGACGCGCCTCGGCGTGGCGCTGGGGGCGGATTCCTCGACCTTCATGGGCCTGGCCGGCATGGGCGACCTGGTACTCACCTGCACCGACGACCAGTCCCGCAACCGTCGCATGGGCCTCGCCCTCGCGGCCGGCAAGTCCATCAAGGACGCGGAGGCGGAGATCCAGCAGGTGGTGGAGGGCGTGCTGGCTGCCGAGGCAGTGCACCGTGTGTCGCGCCGCGCCGAGGTCGAGATGCCGATCTGCGAGCAGATCTACCGCATTCTTTACGAGGGGGCGGAACCCCAGGCCGCCGTGGCGGCGCTGATGAAGCGCGAGCTGAAGTCGGAATTCGCTCCGGACGCCTGA
- the secB gene encoding protein-export chaperone SecB, translated as MAEQKPDGLDTNRIMVALQRVYLKDTSFEAPNSPQIFTGEWRPNVSLNLGSKTTELGDDQYECVLNLAVEAKQEDKIAFLVEIQQAGVFLLRGLEPADLQRALVTFCPQQLYPFAREAVSDFTSKGGFPALQLQPMNFEAIAAEAFRRQQAEQAAAGNDAGASREASH; from the coding sequence ATGGCCGAGCAGAAACCCGACGGTCTGGACACCAATCGCATCATGGTCGCGCTGCAGCGCGTCTACCTGAAGGACACCTCCTTCGAAGCGCCCAACAGCCCGCAGATCTTCACCGGCGAGTGGCGTCCGAACGTGTCGCTCAATCTCGGCAGCAAGACCACCGAGCTCGGCGACGACCAGTACGAGTGCGTGCTGAACCTGGCCGTCGAAGCCAAGCAGGAAGACAAGATCGCGTTCCTGGTCGAGATCCAGCAGGCCGGCGTGTTCCTGCTGCGCGGGCTCGAGCCTGCGGACCTGCAGCGCGCCCTGGTGACTTTCTGCCCGCAGCAGCTCTACCCCTTTGCGCGCGAGGCTGTCTCGGACTTCACCAGCAAAGGTGGTTTCCCGGCCCTGCAGCTGCAGCCCATGAACTTCGAGGCGATCGCTGCAGAAGCCTTCCGCCGCCAGCAGGCCGAGCAGGCCGCGGCGGGTAACGACGCCGGCGCGTCGCGCGAAGCCAGCCACTAG
- the grxC gene encoding glutaredoxin 3 produces MTTPRVVVYASRYCGWCTRALVLLENKGVRPEIINIDLDRAARSEMEDRSGRRTVPQIFIGDRHIGGYDDLRALDTAGQLDPLLLAEPAAAKHHSS; encoded by the coding sequence ATGACGACGCCCCGCGTGGTGGTCTACGCTTCGCGCTACTGCGGCTGGTGCACGCGCGCGCTGGTGCTGCTGGAGAACAAGGGCGTGCGCCCCGAGATCATCAACATCGACCTGGATCGCGCCGCGCGCAGCGAGATGGAAGACCGCAGCGGACGGCGCACCGTGCCGCAGATATTCATTGGCGACCGGCATATCGGGGGCTACGATGACCTGCGGGCCCTCGATACCGCCGGGCAACTGGACCCGCTGCTCCTCGCGGAGCCGGCGGCGGCAAAACACCACAGCTCGTAG
- a CDS encoding rhodanese-like domain-containing protein, with protein MEAIFAYAANHPLLFGGLLLMFAIVFGYEMRVARRKGTDVSPPEAVALINAGAQPIDLRAAAQFEKAHILDARNIPLGDLDQHLPALQKLQERGMLLYCDTGGTSLKAADTLKAKGLTGVRTLRGGLTAWRADNLPVFSGRKTRKKDNA; from the coding sequence ATGGAAGCCATTTTCGCGTACGCCGCCAACCACCCGCTGCTGTTCGGCGGCCTGCTGCTGATGTTCGCCATCGTCTTCGGCTACGAGATGCGCGTCGCGCGTCGCAAGGGCACGGACGTGTCGCCGCCCGAGGCGGTGGCGCTGATCAATGCCGGGGCCCAGCCGATCGACCTGCGCGCGGCCGCGCAGTTCGAGAAGGCGCACATCCTCGACGCCCGCAACATCCCGCTCGGCGACCTCGACCAGCATCTCCCGGCGCTGCAGAAACTGCAGGAGCGCGGCATGCTGCTGTACTGCGACACGGGCGGCACATCGCTCAAGGCCGCGGACACGCTCAAGGCCAAGGGACTCACCGGCGTGCGCACGCTGCGCGGCGGCCTCACCGCCTGGCGCGCCGACAACCTGCCGGTGTTCTCCGGGCGCAAGACGCGCAAGAAGGACAACGCATGA
- a CDS encoding peptidoglycan DD-metalloendopeptidase family protein produces the protein MNRIPARCLLFLLGLLAAAGAMPGRADDDAAAEQRLEALKARIAVIEREQRQVAERRDRETRALREAEEAVAARARELEQTRRERHAAAARRDELAARRAELAGALAADTEALSAELRAAWLAGREPRLKLALNQQDPARLGRMLAWYRYLAEDRAERIAGLRTRLAELAEVTAALEAERTRLAAVEARQAEALAALEEARATRSSTVADLDADLARRAAETERLREEAAALERLLEELRAAVADLPVPDATPFQAQRGRLAWPVEGALLRTFGSRRGEGPRSNGVLIGAGRGSEVRAVWYGRVAYADWLPGLGLLLVLEHGDGFMSLYGHNEVLFSNVGDWVSAGQVVGRVGDSGGRDQAGLYFEIRSGTEPENPQAWLSRD, from the coding sequence GTGAACAGGATTCCCGCACGCTGCCTGCTGTTCCTGCTCGGCCTGCTGGCCGCCGCCGGTGCCATGCCCGGCCGCGCCGACGATGACGCCGCAGCCGAGCAGCGCCTCGAGGCCCTCAAGGCGCGCATCGCCGTCATTGAGCGTGAGCAGCGCCAGGTAGCCGAACGGCGCGACCGGGAAACGCGGGCCCTGCGCGAGGCCGAGGAGGCGGTCGCGGCACGGGCGCGCGAGCTGGAGCAGACCCGGCGCGAACGCCACGCCGCCGCCGCCCGGCGCGACGAGCTGGCGGCACGCCGCGCCGAACTGGCCGGGGCGCTGGCCGCGGACACCGAGGCGCTGTCCGCAGAGCTGCGCGCTGCCTGGCTGGCCGGTCGGGAGCCCCGCCTCAAGCTGGCGCTCAACCAGCAGGATCCCGCGCGGCTGGGCCGCATGCTGGCCTGGTACCGCTACCTGGCCGAGGACCGGGCGGAGCGCATCGCCGGCTTGCGCACGCGCCTCGCCGAGCTGGCCGAGGTCACGGCGGCGCTGGAAGCCGAGCGGACGCGCCTCGCTGCAGTCGAGGCGCGCCAGGCGGAGGCCCTGGCGGCGCTGGAGGAGGCCAGGGCAACCCGCTCGAGCACCGTGGCCGACCTCGATGCCGACCTGGCGCGGCGGGCGGCGGAAACCGAGCGCTTGCGCGAGGAAGCCGCGGCCCTGGAACGGTTGCTGGAGGAGCTGCGCGCCGCGGTGGCCGATCTCCCCGTCCCGGACGCGACGCCCTTCCAGGCGCAACGTGGCCGGCTGGCGTGGCCCGTGGAGGGCGCGCTGTTGCGAACCTTCGGCAGTCGCCGCGGCGAAGGGCCGCGCTCCAACGGCGTGCTGATCGGCGCGGGGCGCGGCAGCGAAGTGCGCGCCGTCTGGTACGGGCGCGTGGCCTACGCCGACTGGCTTCCCGGGCTCGGCCTGCTGCTGGTGCTGGAGCATGGCGACGGCTTCATGAGCCTGTACGGCCACAACGAGGTGCTGTTCAGCAACGTGGGCGACTGGGTCTCTGCCGGGCAGGTCGTCGGGCGCGTCGGCGACAGCGGCGGCCGCGACCAGGCCGGCCTCTACTTCGAGATCCGCAGCGGCACCGAGCCCGAGAACCCGCAGGCCTGGCTTTCCCGCGACTAG
- a CDS encoding S41 family peptidase: protein MKPLILRALLAVWLGVVLGLALLLPPGLGGRDHAAERPAPGIEGELLAEVMDRVRREYVDPVDQQVLVDAAIRGIMAELDPHSAFLGPSEYRDIRTSTSGRYTGVGVEIGVDDDQVVVVTPLEGGPAAAAGLQPGDVIFSIDGLGVGSEDLTDTIFRMRGEHGSQVVLGIRRPGDQDPFSVVLTRREIEFKSVHGRLLESGAAYVRLSQFNDGTGADLAEVVEALRREAGGPLPGLVLDMRNNPGGVLDAAMEVADAFLDRGLILSAEGQSAEARFLAEAQPGDLLSGAPLSVLVNSGSASAAEIVAGALQDHGRAVIVGETTFGKGSVQSIVPLSDGRAIKLTTSRYYTPSGRSIHGTGIQPDVRVVAPAGGRGDPQLDAALETLRRDTAPTAPADAKRPVVAELKT, encoded by the coding sequence ATGAAGCCTTTGATCCTGAGGGCCCTGCTTGCTGTCTGGCTTGGCGTGGTGCTGGGCCTCGCCCTGTTGCTGCCGCCCGGCCTGGGCGGTCGGGATCATGCGGCTGAGCGTCCGGCACCAGGGATCGAGGGGGAACTGCTGGCCGAAGTGATGGACCGGGTACGGCGCGAGTACGTCGACCCCGTCGACCAGCAGGTGCTGGTGGATGCGGCCATCCGCGGCATCATGGCCGAGCTCGATCCGCACTCCGCGTTCCTCGGCCCCAGCGAATACCGCGACATCCGCACCAGCACCAGCGGGCGCTACACCGGCGTCGGCGTGGAGATCGGGGTCGACGACGACCAGGTGGTGGTCGTGACGCCGCTGGAGGGCGGTCCTGCCGCGGCGGCCGGGCTGCAGCCCGGCGACGTCATATTCTCCATCGACGGTCTCGGTGTCGGCAGCGAGGACCTCACGGACACCATTTTCCGCATGCGTGGTGAGCACGGCAGCCAGGTGGTGCTCGGCATCCGGCGCCCCGGCGACCAGGACCCGTTTTCCGTCGTGCTGACCCGCCGCGAGATCGAATTCAAGAGCGTGCACGGCCGGCTGCTCGAGAGCGGCGCGGCCTACGTGCGGCTGAGCCAGTTCAATGACGGGACGGGCGCCGACCTGGCCGAGGTCGTCGAGGCGCTGCGGCGCGAGGCCGGCGGACCCCTGCCGGGGCTCGTGCTCGACATGAGAAACAATCCCGGGGGCGTCCTCGATGCGGCCATGGAGGTGGCTGACGCCTTTCTCGACCGGGGCCTGATCCTCTCTGCGGAAGGGCAGTCCGCCGAGGCCCGGTTCCTGGCCGAAGCGCAGCCCGGCGACCTGTTGTCGGGCGCGCCCCTGAGCGTGCTCGTCAACAGCGGCTCGGCCTCCGCCGCGGAGATCGTGGCGGGCGCCCTGCAGGACCACGGGCGGGCCGTGATCGTCGGCGAGACCACCTTCGGCAAGGGCTCGGTCCAGAGCATCGTGCCGCTGTCCGACGGCCGCGCCATCAAGCTCACGACCTCGCGTTACTACACGCCTTCGGGCCGCTCGATCCACGGCACCGGCATCCAGCCGGACGTGCGCGTGGTCGCGCCCGCCGGCGGCCGCGGCGACCCGCAGCTCGACGCGGCGCTGGAGACGCTGCGCCGCGACACCGCCCCCACCGCCCCCGCCGATGCAAAGCGCCCCGTGGTCGCGGAGCTGAAGACCTAG
- a CDS encoding diguanylate cyclase, whose protein sequence is MRLLSRVAHDLGVQVEQAELRGLARNTSDGSWLLLALAGLYLFTPGTELLRPDLVVAAFAAFVVFSLVLRFLPRFRRPTRRKILVELAGMIVFVTVFLFSIETRAGMLLMLYLPPVIIAALTLGRWPTFAVTTLSVCGFLLAALLRVPGEIPPGRELVELAIALAPFLLVCYVTAVLAHEIETAKERIRILSETDELTGLCNLRSFSRLHRQEHERALRHHRQYTIVMMDLNGLKQINDTWGHEVGDRAIILFANIIARLIRSTDAAARLGGDEFVALLAETDAEQALRVMHRIRAATERSSIEVGGHMVRLSVSVGAASFPDDSDILRELIAAADAAMYRDKEQRKQKQREELTAEAEVV, encoded by the coding sequence GTGCGCCTGCTGAGCAGGGTCGCCCATGACCTGGGCGTCCAGGTCGAGCAGGCCGAGTTGCGCGGCCTGGCGCGCAATACTTCCGACGGTTCCTGGCTGCTGCTGGCCCTGGCGGGGCTGTACCTGTTCACGCCTGGCACGGAACTGCTCCGCCCCGACCTCGTGGTGGCGGCCTTTGCCGCCTTCGTGGTCTTCTCCCTGGTGTTGCGCTTCCTGCCGCGCTTCCGTCGTCCCACGCGGCGCAAGATCCTGGTCGAGCTGGCCGGCATGATCGTGTTCGTGACCGTGTTCCTGTTCTCGATCGAGACGCGGGCCGGCATGCTGCTCATGCTCTACCTGCCGCCGGTGATCATTGCCGCGCTGACGCTCGGCCGCTGGCCCACGTTCGCGGTGACCACCCTGAGCGTGTGCGGTTTCCTGCTGGCCGCGTTGTTGCGCGTGCCGGGTGAGATTCCGCCGGGGCGCGAACTGGTCGAACTGGCGATCGCGCTCGCCCCCTTCCTGCTGGTCTGCTACGTGACTGCAGTGCTGGCGCACGAGATCGAGACCGCGAAAGAACGCATCCGCATCCTGTCGGAGACGGACGAGCTGACCGGCTTGTGCAACCTGCGATCCTTTTCGCGCCTGCACCGCCAGGAGCACGAGCGCGCGCTGCGGCATCATCGCCAGTACACCATCGTGATGATGGATCTCAACGGCCTGAAACAGATCAACGACACCTGGGGCCACGAGGTCGGCGACCGGGCGATCATCCTGTTCGCCAACATCATCGCCCGGCTGATCCGCAGCACGGACGCCGCGGCCCGCCTCGGCGGGGACGAGTTCGTGGCCTTGCTGGCGGAGACCGACGCAGAGCAGGCCTTGCGGGTGATGCATCGCATCCGCGCCGCCACCGAGCGCAGCTCCATCGAGGTCGGCGGCCACATGGTCCGGCTCTCCGTCAGCGTCGGCGCGGCCAGTTTCCCGGATGACTCGGACATTCTGCGTGAACTCATCGCCGCGGCAGATGCCGCGATGTACCGCGACAAGGAGCAGCGCAAGCAGAAACAGCGCGAAGAACTGACGGCCGAGGCGGAAGTGGTTTAG
- a CDS encoding DUF2214 family protein yields the protein MAGVLTLAWFHYLGIMFLAAALVAEHLLFTPRPDRAIARKLVTVDLIYGVSLLVVLVTGLARLFHGGKGVLFYMQNGAYHAKFSLFVLMAVLWLYPAFKFFSWRRQLKAGQAPVMGDAEAKRVLMAIRIQLLILVLLPLLAAMMARGVWS from the coding sequence ATGGCTGGCGTGCTGACTCTCGCCTGGTTCCATTACCTTGGCATCATGTTCCTGGCGGCGGCGCTGGTGGCGGAGCACCTGCTGTTCACGCCGCGGCCGGACCGCGCCATCGCACGCAAGCTGGTCACGGTGGACCTCATCTACGGCGTCTCCCTGCTGGTGGTGCTCGTGACCGGGCTGGCACGGCTGTTCCACGGCGGCAAGGGCGTGCTGTTCTACATGCAGAACGGCGCCTACCATGCCAAGTTCTCGCTGTTCGTGCTCATGGCCGTGCTCTGGCTCTACCCCGCTTTCAAGTTCTTCAGCTGGCGCCGCCAGCTCAAGGCGGGCCAGGCGCCGGTGATGGGGGACGCCGAGGCGAAGCGCGTCCTGATGGCCATTCGCATCCAGCTGCTCATCCTGGTCCTGCTGCCGCTGCTGGCGGCGATGATGGCGCGAGGCGTCTGGTCCTGA